A stretch of Vigna angularis cultivar LongXiaoDou No.4 chromosome 4, ASM1680809v1, whole genome shotgun sequence DNA encodes these proteins:
- the LOC128196357 gene encoding uncharacterized protein LOC128196357 yields MAEVVNLETGDRIQTAGELQNIHSAYRLDGKNYLKWSQIIRTILKGKGKISHLTGNEMDPKFKSWDEEDSMIMAWLWNSMFPEISDTCMFLKSAREIWEAVEQTYSKAKDAAQIYDVKVKTVAAKQGGKSVTEYANQLKSLWMELDHYRVIKAKCSEDSAILKEFIEQDRVYDFLVGLNPEYD; encoded by the coding sequence ATGGCTGAAGTGGTGAACCTGGAAACTGGGGACAGAATCCAGACGGCTGGAGAACTGCAAAATATCCATTCCGCTTATAGGTTAGATGGAAAAAACTACCTCAAATGGTCTCAAATTATTAGGACCATACTGAAAGGGAAAGGGAAGATCAGTCACCTGACTGGTAATGAGATGGATCCCAAATTCAAGTCATGGGATGAAGAAGACTCCATGATCATGGCGTGGCTGTGGAATTCAATGTTTCCAGAAATCAGTGATACCTGCATGTTTCTAAAATCAGCAAGGGAAATCTGGGAGGCAGTAGAACAAACTTACTCTAAGGCCAAGGATGCTgctcaaatttatgatgtaaaGGTGAAAACCGTGGCTGCCAAACAGGGAGGTAAATCTGTAACGGAATATGCCAATCAACTTAAGTCCCTATGGATGGAATTGGATCACTATCGGGTTATAAAAGCAAAGTGTTCAGAAGACTCAGCAATTCTAAAAGAGTTTATTGAACAAGATAGGGTCTATGACTTTTTGGTGGGTTTAAATCCTGAATATGACTAG